DNA from Pseudomonas mendocina:
GCTGCTCACCTCGATCACCTACGTGATCGGCCAGATGAGCGGTGCCGGTGTGGCGTTCGCGCGCTTTCTGGAAGTCAGCAACTCCACCGGTATCTGGATCGCTTCGGCGGTGGTCTTCATCTACGCGGTCATCGGTGGCATGAAGGGCATCACTTACACCCAGGTGGCCCAGTACGTCGTGCTCATCGTCGCCTACACCATTCCGGCGGTGTTCATCTCGCTGCAATTGACCGGCAACCCGTTGCCGCAACTGGGCATGTTCGGCACCCATACCGAATCCGGTATGCCGCTGCTGAGCAAGCTCAATGAGGTGGTGCGTGAGCTGGGCTTCCAGGACTACACCGCGGATGTTTCCAACAAGTTCAACATGGTGCTGTTCACGCTGTCGCTGATGATCGGTACGGCTGGTTTGCCGCACGTGATCATTCGCTTCTTCACCGTACCGAAGGTTTCCGATGCACGTTCGTCCGCTGGCTGGGCGCTGGTGTTCATCGCCCTGCTGTACACCACTGCACCGGCGGTCGCGTCCATGGCGCGTCTGAACCTGATCACCACCGTTTACCCCAATGGTGTGGAGCAGCCGTCGCTGGAGTACGCCGAGCGTCCGGAGTGGGTGAAGAACTGGGAAAACACCGGCCTGATCAAGTTCGAGGACAAGAACAACGATGGCCGTATCCAGATGTACAACCCAACTGCCGACTTTGCTGAGCGTGGCTGGGCCGGTAACGAGCTGGAAGTGAACTCCGACATTCTGGTTCTGGCCAACCCGGAAATCGCCAACCTGCCAGGTTGGGTGATTGGTCTGATCGCGGCGGGCGCCATCGCGGCGGCGTTGTCCACGGCGGCGGGGCTGTTGCTGGCGATCTCCTCGGCGGTCAGTCATGACCTGATCAAGACGATCATCAATCCGAAAATCAGTGAAAAGTCGGAAATGCTCGCGGCACGTATCTCCATGGCCGTGGCGATTCTGGTGGCGACCTACCTTGGACTCAATCCACCAGGCTTCGCCGCGCAGGTGGTGGCGCTGGCCTTCGGTATTGCCGCGTCGTCGATCTTCCCGGTGTTGATGATGGGGATTTTCTCCAAGCGTATTAACAGCGCTGGCGCGGTTTCGGGTATGGTTGCCGGCCTGTTGTTCACGGTGGTGTATATCTTCATCTACCTGGGCTGGTTCTTCATTCCGGGCACCAATACCCTGCCGAACACGCCTGACAACTGGCTGCTGGGTATCTCCCCGCTGTCCATCGGTAGCGTGGGTGCGCTGATCAACTTCGCGGTGGCTTTCGCAGTTTCCCGCGTAACCGCACCACCACCTCAGGAAGTTCAGGATCTGGTGGAAAGCGTCCGTTATCCGAAGGGTGCTGGCGGTGCCATCAGCCACTGATTGACACCCCTGACGAACCGGGACGAGCATTCGGTTCGGGTTCGATCCAAGCGGGCTTCCCCTGAAAAGGAAGCCCGCCTTATTTTCGGAAAAATCTATGATCTGGCACTTGGTTGCATTGGTGTTCGCCGGCCTTGGGGCCGCGAGTATTGGTTTCCTGCTGCGCTCGTTGAGCGGAAAGAAATTGCCAGGGTGGATCGTTCCTGCTTTCGCTGGTTTGGGAATGCTGGGCTATCAGATCTACTACGAATACTCCTGGGCCGAGCACAAGCAGAGTCAGCTGCCCGCAGGCTCGGCGGTCGTCGAATATGAGCGCGAGCAGCAGATTC
Protein-coding regions in this window:
- a CDS encoding sodium:solute symporter family protein; amino-acid sequence: MSQFAINILFVGASFALYIGIALWARAGSTKEFYVAGGGVGPIPNGMATAADWMSAASFISMAGLISVGYVNSSFLMGWTGGYVLLAMLLAPYLRKFGKFTVPDFVGDRFYSKGARLTAVIALLLTSITYVIGQMSGAGVAFARFLEVSNSTGIWIASAVVFIYAVIGGMKGITYTQVAQYVVLIVAYTIPAVFISLQLTGNPLPQLGMFGTHTESGMPLLSKLNEVVRELGFQDYTADVSNKFNMVLFTLSLMIGTAGLPHVIIRFFTVPKVSDARSSAGWALVFIALLYTTAPAVASMARLNLITTVYPNGVEQPSLEYAERPEWVKNWENTGLIKFEDKNNDGRIQMYNPTADFAERGWAGNELEVNSDILVLANPEIANLPGWVIGLIAAGAIAAALSTAAGLLLAISSAVSHDLIKTIINPKISEKSEMLAARISMAVAILVATYLGLNPPGFAAQVVALAFGIAASSIFPVLMMGIFSKRINSAGAVSGMVAGLLFTVVYIFIYLGWFFIPGTNTLPNTPDNWLLGISPLSIGSVGALINFAVAFAVSRVTAPPPQEVQDLVESVRYPKGAGGAISH